A genomic stretch from Antarcticibacterium flavum includes:
- a CDS encoding AAA family ATPase, whose protein sequence is MIENNASIDIASLNEKIERESAFVDLLTNEMNKVIVGQKGMVERLLIGLLGQGHILLEGVPGLAKTLAINTLAQAVHGSFSRIQFTPDLLPADVVGTMIYNMKVNDFSIKKGPIFANFVLADEINRAPAKVQSALLEAMQEKQVTIGDETFVLDRPFLVMATQNPVEQEGTYPLPEAQVDRFMLKTVIQYPAMAEEQLIVRANLRGGFEKVNPVVSLEQIARAQAAVREVYMDEKIEKYILDIIFATRTPEKYKLEELTPLINFGASPRGSINLATAAKCYAFIKRRGYVIPEDVRAVVYDVLRHRIGITYEAEAENVTSEDIISKIINEVEVP, encoded by the coding sequence ATGATAGAGAATAACGCTTCAATAGATATCGCAAGCCTTAATGAGAAAATTGAGAGGGAAAGTGCCTTTGTTGACCTGCTTACCAATGAGATGAACAAGGTGATCGTTGGCCAGAAGGGGATGGTTGAACGTTTACTCATAGGCCTTTTAGGCCAGGGACATATCCTTTTGGAAGGTGTGCCCGGTCTTGCAAAAACACTTGCTATTAACACTCTTGCACAAGCCGTGCACGGTAGCTTTAGCCGGATACAATTTACTCCAGACCTTCTTCCTGCAGATGTTGTGGGGACGATGATCTATAATATGAAAGTCAATGACTTCAGCATTAAAAAAGGTCCAATCTTCGCCAATTTCGTGCTGGCAGATGAGATAAACAGGGCTCCTGCCAAAGTACAGTCTGCCTTGCTGGAAGCCATGCAGGAAAAGCAGGTGACCATTGGCGATGAGACTTTTGTACTGGACAGGCCCTTCCTGGTAATGGCTACCCAAAACCCGGTAGAGCAGGAGGGAACCTACCCGCTGCCAGAGGCACAGGTTGACCGTTTTATGCTTAAAACCGTGATCCAATACCCTGCGATGGCAGAGGAGCAGCTTATTGTACGTGCCAATCTTAGAGGCGGCTTTGAGAAAGTAAACCCCGTGGTTAGCCTGGAGCAGATCGCCAGGGCACAAGCCGCTGTTAGGGAGGTGTATATGGATGAAAAGATCGAGAAATATATCCTGGATATCATCTTCGCCACCCGTACCCCTGAAAAATATAAACTTGAGGAGCTTACGCCGCTTATTAATTTTGGTGCTTCCCCGCGTGGTAGTATCAATCTGGCTACCGCTGCAAAATGTTACGCTTTTATCAAGAGAAGGGGATATGTTATTCCTGAAGATGTGCGCGCAGTGGTATATGATGTCCTTCGGCACAGGATAGGAATTACTTATGAGGCAGAAGCTGAGAATGTTACTTCTGAAGATA
- a CDS encoding DUF4382 domain-containing protein — protein sequence MKMFSGKLKLRKFAGLLLAAVALTSFYSCSDDDDNNLEEDTARLTVRMTDAPGDYDAVFVEVEDVMIKSDLEAEGEGWVSVGNVQTGIYDLLELTGGVTQLLAEAEVPAGHLGQIRLVLGNNNSVVINGESQPLSTPSAQQSGLKLQVNQELEAGEQYEFLLDFDVDQSIVTAGSSGGFILKPVIRVSATAETGMIIGEVHPSAVGGLGIQTVVKATNASHTISAYTDANGAFVLNGVPSGTYQITVTPEAASGLSAKTMSNVEVSSNATVDLETIFLD from the coding sequence ATGAAAATGTTTTCTGGAAAACTAAAACTAAGAAAATTTGCCGGTTTATTATTGGCTGCTGTAGCCTTAACTTCTTTTTACAGCTGTAGTGATGATGATGATAATAACCTGGAAGAGGATACTGCCCGTCTTACGGTAAGGATGACAGATGCTCCCGGGGACTATGACGCAGTTTTTGTGGAAGTGGAGGATGTAATGATAAAATCTGACCTTGAAGCTGAAGGTGAAGGATGGGTAAGTGTTGGTAACGTACAAACCGGTATCTATGATCTTCTTGAACTTACAGGTGGGGTAACCCAGTTGCTTGCTGAAGCTGAAGTGCCTGCAGGTCACCTTGGCCAAATAAGATTGGTCCTTGGTAACAATAACTCTGTAGTAATCAACGGGGAGTCGCAGCCGCTTAGCACCCCGAGTGCACAACAATCTGGGCTTAAATTACAGGTGAACCAGGAGCTTGAAGCAGGAGAACAGTATGAATTCCTGTTGGATTTTGACGTAGACCAGTCTATTGTAACTGCCGGGTCTTCTGGCGGATTCATTCTTAAACCTGTTATTCGTGTTTCTGCAACTGCTGAGACCGGCATGATCATTGGTGAGGTACACCCATCTGCCGTTGGAGGACTGGGAATCCAGACTGTGGTAAAAGCTACAAACGCCAGTCACACAATTTCTGCTTATACAGATGCTAACGGGGCCTTCGTTCTTAATGGAGTGCCTTCTGGAACCTACCAGATTACTGTAACTCCTGAGGCTGCGAGCGGACTTTCAGCTAAGACCATGAGCAATGTAGAAGTGAGCTCCAATGCTACAGTGGACCTGGAGACCATATTTTTGGACTAA
- a CDS encoding SDR family NAD(P)-dependent oxidoreductase, whose translation MKTVIITGASSGIGRATALEFAQMGYNLILCGRNEDALTRLQEEFPSAVSSHILIFDVRNKAEVFEQIGNLPNTFSRIDILVNNAGNAHGLEPIQSGNIDDWDAMLDINVKGLLYVTKAVLPGMLERDSGHIINVGSTAGKEVYPNGNVYCASKYAVDALNQGMRLDLNKTGIKVGAVNPGLTKTGFSDVRFKGDHDRAGKVYQGYQPLLPEDIARIIAFMVTVPAHVNIADLTVMPAAQASSVVVNKVEERG comes from the coding sequence ATGAAAACAGTAATAATAACAGGTGCCAGCAGTGGAATAGGCCGGGCTACGGCTTTGGAATTTGCTCAAATGGGCTATAATCTCATCCTCTGCGGAAGGAATGAAGATGCCCTCACACGCCTGCAGGAGGAGTTTCCTTCAGCAGTAAGTTCACATATTCTGATATTCGATGTTAGGAACAAGGCTGAAGTATTTGAACAAATAGGCAATCTGCCAAACACCTTCAGCAGGATAGATATACTGGTTAACAATGCGGGGAACGCGCATGGACTGGAGCCTATACAGAGTGGCAATATTGACGACTGGGATGCCATGCTGGATATTAATGTAAAGGGTTTGCTGTACGTGACCAAGGCGGTACTCCCGGGGATGCTGGAAAGGGACAGCGGGCACATCATAAATGTAGGTTCCACTGCCGGCAAGGAAGTATATCCAAACGGAAATGTGTACTGTGCCAGCAAGTATGCCGTAGATGCCCTTAACCAGGGAATGCGCCTGGACCTCAACAAGACCGGGATCAAGGTTGGCGCCGTAAATCCGGGTCTAACAAAGACGGGCTTTAGTGATGTGCGCTTCAAAGGCGACCACGACAGAGCCGGGAAAGTTTACCAAGGCTACCAGCCCCTATTGCCGGAAGACATTGCCCGTATAATCGCCTTTATGGTGACAGTACCCGCCCACGTTAATATTGCCGATCTCACCGTGATGCCCGCTGCGCAGGCGAGCAGCGTCGTTGTTAATAAAGTTGAGGAGCGAGGCTAA
- a CDS encoding ATP-binding protein, which produces MINKRLLIKNLLAHNDENSFYDKKRRLNLDTKEGKAKFLKHVCALSNSNPQNNSYIVIGVEDEDNSITGVDFFDDSKIQNLINAYLTNPPLVGYENIPFPHLPDELVVGLVTIRPNNGKICSLRKNIWKYYGGAVFFREGSISMPKVFDIEVKDTNSAIVEAIERHSHNNIELTLDGVFDFMKKRKDFNPAYRVFKEYFVVCWAGKIKKTNGEVYYSRVDIELINEQVKLFYSDLDEVSIKVDEDHFKIVEYVNLGLQNKFQYYPLEEVTIRFTENAGYDINTRLLFEPPQFDKKILYHIYNSNNALLAKLKNGKALNKNEEKDLLNLPATYLICYLNNFEKAIEKLENARELLRSHNKVAYQLYKESMRILRKVKYS; this is translated from the coding sequence ATGATCAACAAACGCCTGCTTATAAAAAACCTGCTCGCGCATAATGACGAGAACAGCTTTTATGATAAAAAGCGCAGGCTTAATCTTGATACAAAAGAAGGAAAGGCAAAGTTCCTGAAACACGTGTGCGCGCTGTCTAATTCGAATCCGCAGAACAATTCCTATATCGTGATTGGGGTGGAGGATGAAGACAACAGCATCACGGGGGTGGATTTCTTTGATGACAGCAAAATTCAGAATTTGATCAACGCCTATCTTACGAATCCGCCGCTGGTGGGCTATGAGAATATCCCGTTCCCACACCTGCCAGATGAGCTGGTGGTAGGGCTGGTGACTATAAGGCCCAACAACGGGAAAATATGTTCCCTGCGCAAGAACATCTGGAAATATTATGGCGGGGCCGTATTCTTCAGAGAAGGGAGTATTAGCATGCCAAAGGTGTTTGATATTGAGGTGAAGGACACAAATTCAGCAATCGTAGAAGCAATCGAGCGGCATTCCCATAACAACATAGAGCTTACCCTGGACGGGGTGTTCGACTTTATGAAAAAACGCAAGGATTTTAATCCCGCTTACCGGGTTTTTAAAGAATATTTTGTGGTTTGCTGGGCCGGGAAGATCAAGAAGACCAATGGGGAGGTTTATTATTCCAGGGTGGATATCGAATTGATCAATGAGCAGGTGAAGTTGTTTTATTCAGATCTTGACGAGGTAAGTATCAAAGTGGATGAGGACCATTTTAAGATCGTGGAATATGTGAATCTGGGCCTTCAGAATAAATTTCAATATTACCCACTGGAAGAGGTGACGATAAGATTTACTGAAAATGCCGGCTATGATATCAATACCCGCCTGCTGTTTGAGCCGCCGCAGTTTGACAAAAAGATCCTCTATCACATTTATAACTCAAATAATGCTCTGCTGGCAAAACTTAAGAACGGGAAAGCTTTGAATAAAAATGAAGAGAAAGATCTTCTAAATTTGCCCGCAACTTATTTAATTTGTTATTTAAACAATTTTGAAAAGGCCATAGAGAAGCTTGAAAATGCCAGGGAATTGCTGCGAAGCCATAACAAGGTAGCCTACCAGCTATACAAGGAGAGTATGAGAATATTGAGAAAAGTAAAATACAGTTAA
- a CDS encoding metallophosphoesterase family protein, translating to MSQGRKIVIGDIHGGLRALVDLLKKVEVTVKDKLIFLGDYVDGWSDSANVVSYLIELGKQNTCIFLRGNHDDLTHRWLKTGELNDQWLQHGGQSSIDAYRNFSKEEIAAHIEFFDQMVNYYIDKEERLFVHAGFTNLHGPQQEYHDTGFYWDRTLWETALSLDNSLSKEHDYYPKRLKLFKEIYIGHTPTTRIGKEEPVNAANVWNIDTGAAFKGKLSAMDIDSKELWQSEPVYKLYAEEEGRN from the coding sequence ATGTCACAGGGAAGAAAAATTGTTATTGGAGACATACATGGAGGGTTAAGGGCCCTGGTTGATTTATTAAAAAAGGTAGAGGTAACCGTGAAGGACAAGCTCATTTTTCTTGGTGATTATGTAGATGGCTGGAGTGATAGTGCCAACGTGGTTTCCTACCTCATAGAACTGGGGAAGCAAAACACCTGCATCTTCCTGCGCGGCAATCACGACGACCTTACCCACCGGTGGCTGAAGACAGGGGAACTTAATGATCAATGGCTGCAGCATGGGGGGCAGTCCAGCATAGATGCTTACAGGAATTTTTCAAAGGAGGAGATCGCGGCGCATATAGAATTTTTTGACCAAATGGTTAATTATTACATCGATAAGGAAGAGCGGCTTTTTGTACATGCAGGCTTTACAAATTTGCACGGACCGCAGCAGGAGTATCATGACACTGGATTTTACTGGGACCGCACCTTATGGGAAACTGCCCTGTCACTGGACAATTCCCTTTCTAAAGAGCATGATTATTACCCCAAACGCCTTAAACTCTTTAAAGAGATCTACATTGGCCATACACCAACCACCAGGATAGGAAAGGAAGAACCGGTGAATGCGGCCAATGTTTGGAATATCGATACAGGGGCTGCATTTAAAGGGAAATTGAGTGCCATGGACATAGACTCCAAGGAGCTTTGGCAAAGTGAGCCCGTATATAAGCTTTATGCGGAAGAAGAAGGTAGAAATTAA